One Desulfobulbus oligotrophicus DNA segment encodes these proteins:
- a CDS encoding IS5 family transposase, with translation MQPKKQISSPQLDMFRNRLESILNHRHELYQLSRLIDWGVFESEFGKLYSEEGRPGLPIRLLVGLTYLSHAFNTSDEETVRRWVENPYHQYFCGEEYFCHALPIDPSSLSRWRKRIGEQGSELILKLTVQAGLASGAVAPTSLARVIVDTTVQEKAIAFPTDSRLYNRSRERLIKLAAVWGIRLRQSYSRLGRQALLKAGRYFHARQTRRARREVKRLKTYLGRVYRDIVRKIEGQQALGPVFHPELMLAGRLLTQQKQDKNKLYSLHAPEVECIAKGKAHKKYEFGVKVSVATANRDNFVVGMLAEPGNPYDGHTLGRAIEQVQRITGCLVERSFVDRGYRGHNLKDPQVLISGRRQGMTPQMKKELKRRSAVEPVIGHMKTDGKLGRNYLLGTLGDTINALLCGAGHNIRLILKKLRERLFLLFTGLLLVLWCRFDGQKKGAGAIVPAI, from the coding sequence ATGCAGCCGAAGAAGCAGATTTCCAGCCCCCAGTTGGACATGTTCCGTAACCGTCTGGAGAGTATTCTCAACCATCGTCATGAGTTGTACCAGCTAAGCAGACTGATTGACTGGGGAGTGTTTGAAAGCGAGTTTGGCAAGCTGTACTCTGAGGAAGGCCGGCCGGGGCTCCCGATTCGTTTGCTCGTAGGCCTGACCTACCTGAGTCATGCGTTCAACACGTCGGACGAAGAGACAGTACGGCGGTGGGTGGAGAACCCGTACCATCAATATTTCTGCGGGGAAGAGTACTTTTGTCATGCGTTACCGATCGATCCGTCTTCGTTGAGTCGCTGGCGGAAGAGGATAGGTGAGCAGGGATCGGAATTGATCCTGAAGCTGACTGTGCAGGCGGGCTTGGCGAGTGGAGCGGTTGCACCGACGAGTTTGGCGCGGGTCATTGTTGATACGACTGTTCAGGAAAAGGCCATTGCGTTTCCGACCGATTCACGATTGTACAACCGCAGTCGGGAACGACTGATCAAGTTGGCTGCGGTTTGGGGCATTCGTCTTCGGCAGAGTTACTCCCGTCTTGGACGTCAGGCCTTGTTGAAGGCCGGCCGGTATTTTCACGCCCGCCAAACCCGAAGAGCCCGTCGGGAGGTAAAACGGCTGAAGACCTATCTGGGCAGGGTGTATCGGGACATTGTGCGCAAGATCGAAGGGCAGCAGGCGCTTGGCCCTGTTTTTCATCCGGAGCTTATGCTGGCGGGGCGGTTGTTGACGCAGCAGAAACAGGACAAGAACAAGCTCTACAGCCTGCATGCACCGGAAGTCGAATGCATTGCCAAGGGCAAGGCACACAAGAAGTACGAGTTCGGGGTCAAGGTGAGCGTGGCCACCGCCAATCGAGACAACTTCGTGGTGGGCATGTTGGCTGAACCTGGCAATCCCTATGATGGCCACACCCTGGGCAGGGCCATTGAGCAGGTGCAGCGGATCACGGGTTGTTTGGTTGAGCGCAGCTTTGTTGACCGGGGTTACCGTGGTCACAACCTCAAAGACCCGCAGGTCTTGATCTCCGGTCGCAGACAGGGGATGACGCCGCAAATGAAAAAAGAACTGAAGAGGCGCAGCGCTGTTGAGCCGGTGATCGGTCACATGAAGACGGACGGCAAGCTTGGACGCAATTACCTGCTGGGTACGTTGGGTGACACCATCAATGCCCTGCTTTGCGGCGCAGGGCACAATATCCGCCTGATCCTCAAGAAGTTGAGGGAAAGGTTGTTTCTTCTTTTTACCGGATTGCTTTTGGTCCTCTGGTGCCGCTTCGATGGGCAAAAAAAGGGTGCCGGAGCGATCGTCCCGGCAATATGA
- a CDS encoding DUF2971 domain-containing protein, giving the protein MVEQVHHPAFPQPANPHAPIWRFLTRHKFEWMVKEGRLFMPNAAHLGDPLEGTQPVGGSNYWQALVDGAASEEQRRTIEHNRQLISRVAAAFRTRYYVSCWHLNDALNPEMWTLYADNSESVAVRTTVSKLRAALPAYVDIGVVRYIDYTTERLPTLNMLEYITHKNKIFEHESEVRAVAMYPSRP; this is encoded by the coding sequence ATGGTCGAGCAAGTTCACCATCCCGCATTTCCGCAACCTGCCAACCCTCATGCTCCGATTTGGCGATTCCTGACTCGGCACAAGTTTGAATGGATGGTGAAAGAAGGTCGCCTTTTCATGCCAAACGCCGCGCACCTCGGCGATCCTCTGGAAGGTACGCAGCCGGTGGGGGGCTCAAACTACTGGCAGGCGCTAGTGGACGGCGCCGCATCAGAGGAGCAAAGACGCACGATCGAGCACAACCGACAGCTCATATCTCGGGTTGCCGCCGCATTCCGGACACGCTACTACGTGAGCTGCTGGCATCTCAATGATGCCCTCAATCCTGAAATGTGGACCCTTTACGCGGACAACTCAGAGTCGGTGGCGGTACGGACGACCGTGTCGAAGCTACGGGCGGCACTCCCGGCGTACGTAGATATCGGAGTCGTCCGATACATCGACTACACGACCGAGCGGCTGCCTACACTCAACATGCTCGAGTACATTACGCATAAGAACAAGATCTTCGAACACGAAAGCGAAGTTCGCGCGGTCGCAATGTATCCTAGTCGTCCTTGA
- a CDS encoding tyrosine-type recombinase/integrase has protein sequence MPCFCPSRPWESWATGYAGVFLVGSLEKKYPAAVKYFIRQWLLPQKELTPIPGTKEWRRYHLHESHVQGALKRAVWMAKLVNCVKSHTFRHSFATHLLQADYDIRTIQTMPAHTDVRTTMMYTHCIPGKTAKEAKSPLDF, from the coding sequence TTGCCGTGCTTTTGCCCATCCAGACCGTGGGAGTCATGGGCAACAGGCTATGCCGGAGTATTTCTTGTCGGTTCACTCGAAAAGAAGTATCCGGCCGCTGTAAAATATTTCATCCGGCAATGGTTGCTGCCGCAAAAGGAACTGACCCCGATTCCAGGAACAAAAGAATGGAGACGATATCACCTGCATGAATCGCACGTTCAGGGCGCGTTGAAAAGAGCCGTATGGATGGCAAAACTCGTTAACTGCGTTAAATCGCACACTTTTCGCCACAGTTTCGCGACCCATCTTTTACAAGCTGACTACGACATACGGACAATCCAAACGATGCCGGCCCACACCGATGTGAGAACAACGATGATGTATACCCACTGCATACCAGGCAAGACGGCAAAAGAGGCAAAAAGCCCATTGGATTTTTAA
- a CDS encoding GTPase/DUF3482 domain-containing protein has protein sequence MMSQIPEFAIIGHPNEGKSSVLSTLAEDDSVRVSPVPGETAVCRTFPVRIDGRTIIRFIDTPGFQNPRQTLRWLQNHEGPEELLPAFIHAHQDNPLFADDCELLRPVAAGAGVIFVADGSRPLRNVDQVEMEILRLSGAPRMAVLNCKEEESAYQEKWLATFRQHFNAVRIFNAHRATYRQRIELLESLKSIDQQLEPTLRFVIKAFKEDWKARNQRTAALVVAFLQDVLSYQRVKPCPKGRQESLRTELHQQYLTYVTDQERRTQQAIRKLFKHNIFHLDLPPQSILEEDLFSQRTWKFLGLTDRQLILAGALLGAAAGVGIDAATIGTSFGIFSAVGGLIGAGATALKGKELLSGSRLLGMKLDSEQLQVGPVNNIQLLYILLDRSLLFYQHVINWAHGRRDYRQDPALLQPEGGKEGFTSHWSREQLGICDQFFQTVRKDQIEKIDETAALLVNMLLNQFTEIAEDRMVQQAPRHFFSQTNKQ, from the coding sequence ATGATGTCACAGATACCCGAATTCGCCATCATCGGTCATCCCAACGAAGGGAAGTCCTCTGTTCTTTCAACGCTTGCTGAAGATGACTCGGTGCGGGTCAGCCCTGTTCCCGGTGAAACGGCTGTCTGCCGGACGTTCCCTGTGCGCATCGACGGCCGGACTATTATTCGTTTCATTGATACCCCGGGTTTTCAGAATCCACGTCAGACCCTCCGCTGGTTACAGAACCATGAAGGACCTGAGGAGTTATTGCCCGCATTCATTCACGCCCATCAGGACAACCCGCTCTTTGCCGACGACTGCGAACTGCTCAGGCCGGTGGCGGCGGGAGCAGGGGTTATCTTTGTGGCTGACGGTTCGCGACCGCTGAGAAATGTGGACCAGGTGGAGATGGAAATCCTTCGTCTCAGTGGTGCCCCCCGTATGGCAGTGCTCAACTGCAAAGAAGAAGAAAGTGCTTACCAGGAAAAATGGCTTGCCACCTTTCGGCAACATTTCAATGCGGTTCGGATATTTAATGCCCACCGGGCCACCTATCGGCAACGGATTGAGCTGCTGGAGAGCCTGAAAAGCATTGATCAGCAACTGGAACCAACCCTCCGATTCGTGATCAAGGCCTTTAAGGAGGACTGGAAAGCACGCAATCAGCGTACTGCGGCCCTTGTTGTCGCATTTCTGCAAGACGTGCTCTCGTATCAACGGGTAAAGCCCTGTCCAAAGGGCCGGCAGGAATCCCTGCGCACGGAACTTCATCAGCAATACCTCACCTATGTTACTGATCAGGAACGCAGGACCCAACAGGCAATCCGAAAACTCTTCAAACACAACATCTTTCATCTCGACCTGCCCCCCCAGTCCATCCTGGAAGAAGATCTGTTCAGTCAACGCACCTGGAAATTTCTCGGCCTGACCGATCGTCAGCTTATTCTGGCCGGGGCCTTACTCGGTGCAGCGGCCGGAGTCGGCATTGATGCCGCCACCATCGGTACCTCCTTTGGGATATTCTCAGCAGTCGGAGGTCTGATCGGTGCCGGTGCCACCGCCTTGAAAGGCAAGGAGCTGCTCAGCGGCTCACGGCTCCTGGGGATGAAGCTGGATAGTGAACAGCTGCAGGTGGGGCCGGTCAACAACATTCAACTGCTTTATATCCTCCTTGACCGAAGCCTGCTTTTCTATCAGCATGTTATCAACTGGGCCCATGGCCGCCGGGATTACAGGCAAGACCCGGCGCTGTTACAACCGGAAGGGGGGAAAGAAGGTTTCACCAGCCACTGGAGCCGGGAGCAGCTGGGTATCTGCGATCAGTTTTTCCAGACTGTACGCAAAGATCAAATCGAAAAAATTGATGAAACCGCCGCACTGCTTGTGAACATGCTGCTCAACCAGTTCACTGAGATTGCTGAAGATCGGATGGTGCAGCAGGCACCACGGCATTTTTTCTCACAAACCAACAAACAGTAA
- a CDS encoding DUF2868 domain-containing protein, whose amino-acid sequence MAKRWNIADLIDLHYFFKIDEEIEKREGAAALNKRDRTIYLTAIKPRRSEHTTEHSNSLLVREWVSSRRHQYQHAGEHEDTPLPGAIWREFSFFCSWLILLLGLFTGLSAAGSLLLYSGTAPLNISLYFGLFVLLQLALLGAQGALFIYRGLCQRSLTSSITYRLINRLFIRALNWLYKKMHPLLTGRQRLEMASFTSGMYQRKELAALFIRPGFIFLQLGGIGFNIGVIIATLAKVTFSDIAFAWQSSLQLSAETIAALVQWTALPWSWFLPAAVPGLEHIQGSRIILKDGIAHLATTDLISWWPFLVCAVLVYGLLPRCVLLVAGLIYQQKAVERLYGNDLKTRRLLLRMTTAQVDTSGMLEKTSSRKSQKAAASLSVPATPADRPMESSLDSIGEQWYVFIPDELFDDCPKNLLREYLRKIEPHVSFGWIRYDGLETLQTARDNELDAQNIGEMTAGIFILQEAWQPPLKETEQMLRNLRLLIGRHKPIILLLIGRPTPATMLTPVDLQHLQIWTKKMQVVGDAFLEVRPLIQS is encoded by the coding sequence GTGGCCAAACGCTGGAACATCGCTGATCTGATTGACCTCCACTACTTTTTCAAGATCGATGAGGAGATAGAAAAACGCGAAGGAGCAGCGGCTCTCAACAAACGCGACAGAACAATCTATCTCACCGCAATTAAACCCCGGCGATCCGAACACACGACAGAACACTCAAACTCCCTGCTGGTCCGGGAGTGGGTAAGCAGCCGTCGGCACCAGTATCAACATGCCGGTGAACACGAAGACACGCCCTTGCCCGGTGCAATCTGGCGGGAGTTCTCCTTTTTCTGCAGCTGGCTGATCCTGTTGCTGGGCCTGTTCACCGGTCTGAGTGCAGCCGGCTCTCTTCTCCTCTACTCAGGCACTGCACCTTTAAATATTTCCCTGTACTTCGGTCTCTTTGTGCTCCTCCAGCTCGCACTGCTCGGGGCACAGGGTGCACTCTTCATCTACCGTGGTCTCTGCCAACGCTCATTGACATCCTCCATAACCTATCGACTGATAAACCGCCTGTTCATACGCGCTTTGAACTGGCTGTACAAAAAGATGCACCCCCTGCTGACAGGTCGACAGCGCCTTGAAATGGCCTCGTTTACCAGCGGGATGTATCAACGTAAGGAGCTGGCAGCACTGTTTATCCGGCCGGGTTTCATCTTTCTGCAACTGGGTGGTATCGGCTTTAACATCGGGGTGATCATTGCCACCCTGGCCAAGGTAACTTTTTCTGATATCGCCTTTGCCTGGCAGTCAAGCCTGCAACTTTCCGCTGAGACAATAGCTGCCCTTGTCCAATGGACGGCCCTGCCCTGGTCGTGGTTTCTTCCCGCGGCTGTGCCGGGTCTTGAGCATATTCAGGGCAGCCGGATAATACTGAAGGATGGCATTGCGCATCTTGCCACCACTGATCTCATCTCCTGGTGGCCTTTTCTGGTCTGTGCCGTGCTGGTCTATGGATTACTGCCCCGATGCGTCTTACTTGTTGCAGGTCTGATCTACCAGCAAAAAGCTGTGGAGCGACTTTACGGCAACGATCTGAAGACCCGCAGGCTTCTGCTGCGTATGACCACTGCACAGGTTGACACCAGTGGCATGCTGGAAAAGACGTCTTCCCGAAAATCGCAGAAAGCAGCGGCTTCCTTGTCTGTACCGGCAACTCCGGCAGACAGACCAATGGAATCGAGCCTGGATTCCATTGGCGAACAGTGGTATGTGTTCATCCCGGATGAGCTTTTCGACGACTGCCCAAAAAACCTTTTACGTGAATATCTGCGAAAAATAGAACCCCATGTCAGTTTTGGCTGGATTCGTTACGACGGCCTGGAAACGCTGCAAACAGCGCGCGACAACGAACTGGATGCTCAGAACATCGGCGAGATGACAGCCGGTATCTTCATCCTTCAGGAAGCCTGGCAGCCGCCACTTAAAGAGACAGAACAGATGCTGCGCAACCTGCGACTGCTGATCGGCCGCCATAAACCCATCATCCTGCTCCTGATTGGTCGGCCGACACCGGCAACCATGCTGACACCGGTTGATCTGCAACACCTGCAGATCTGGACCAAGAAGATGCAGGTCGTGGGAGACGCCTTTCTCGAAGTACGCCCCCTGATACAGTCATGA
- a CDS encoding adenylate/guanylate cyclase domain-containing protein translates to MPDRPASILVVDDSLINRKILYNLLSKAGYEVGLVGGGKEALAEIAQKRPDLLLLDILMPEMDGLELCRLLKKHPATSEIPIIFISSLDNTSDKVNGFAAGGVDYITKPFQPSEVLARISTHLKICRLQRQLTEKNRQLELEKQKSEALLLNVLPAQVAAELMEKGSCTPQHYAEVTVCFVDIVGFTSAATLLPPETLISELNDLFTAFDQITEANLCERMKTIGDAYLYVAGLPEPNQYHAQHAATAALEMIAYLTRRNETANHRWEVRIGIHTGPVIGGIVGTKKYLYDIFGDTVNTAARLQTLSEPMRINASHAVRSRLNRDFCFSCSAEVNMKGKGFQLTCFLEGEKQH, encoded by the coding sequence ATGCCTGACAGACCAGCCTCAATCCTGGTTGTTGACGACTCGCTGATCAACCGGAAGATCCTGTACAACCTCCTTTCAAAGGCAGGCTATGAGGTCGGACTGGTTGGCGGTGGAAAGGAGGCTCTGGCGGAGATTGCCCAAAAGCGGCCGGATCTCCTGCTTCTTGATATCCTTATGCCGGAGATGGATGGACTTGAACTGTGCCGCTTATTGAAAAAACATCCTGCAACCTCTGAGATTCCGATCATCTTCATCTCTTCCCTGGACAATACCAGTGACAAGGTCAACGGATTTGCCGCCGGTGGCGTTGACTACATTACCAAGCCGTTTCAGCCATCGGAAGTTCTGGCACGAATCAGCACCCATCTTAAAATCTGTCGCCTGCAGCGACAACTGACCGAAAAAAACCGGCAACTGGAACTGGAAAAGCAAAAATCCGAAGCCTTGCTCCTCAACGTACTGCCTGCTCAGGTGGCGGCGGAACTGATGGAAAAAGGTTCATGCACACCCCAGCACTATGCCGAGGTAACCGTCTGCTTTGTGGATATTGTCGGGTTCACCTCGGCGGCCACTCTTCTCCCCCCGGAAACCCTGATCAGTGAACTCAACGATCTTTTTACCGCCTTTGATCAGATTACCGAGGCCAATCTCTGTGAACGGATGAAAACCATCGGGGACGCCTACCTCTATGTTGCCGGTCTTCCCGAACCCAACCAATACCACGCCCAGCATGCTGCAACTGCAGCCCTGGAGATGATCGCCTACTTAACCAGGCGAAACGAAACAGCCAACCACAGGTGGGAGGTACGGATCGGCATTCACACCGGACCGGTGATCGGCGGAATTGTCGGGACCAAGAAGTATCTCTACGATATCTTTGGTGATACGGTCAACACTGCCGCCCGTTTGCAGACACTCTCCGAGCCCATGCGTATCAACGCCTCCCACGCGGTTCGCTCCCGCTTGAACCGCGATTTTTGTTTTTCCTGTTCAGCTGAAGTCAATATGAAGGGCAAGGGTTTCCAGCTCACCTGTTTTCTCGAAGGAGAAAAACAACATTGA
- the aroC gene encoding chorismate synthase produces MSSSLGTLYKVTTFGESHCKGVGAVVDGCPPGLELTEADIQPQLSRRRPGQSDLSTPRQEADQVTIYSGTEFGRTLGTPIMLLVHNRDQRPQDYGEMSNIPRPSHADFTYQMKYGIRASSGGGRSSARETIGRVAAGAIAEKWLRETYATEIVAWVSAVGDIEAPPADIEQISRTEVDSQTIRCPDPATAARMTARIREVLDAKDSTGGVVTCVCRNVPVGLGEPVFDKLEARLAQAMLSLPATKGFDIGSGFAGTRLSGSQHNDPFIQKGTTLGTRTNYSGGVQGGISNGEPIIFRVAFKPVATIGIAQETVDFDGKTVTLAAKGRHDPCVVPRAVPIVESMAALVLIDMALHQRSRRPGTLDLRG; encoded by the coding sequence ATGTCCAGCAGTCTGGGAACCCTGTATAAAGTCACCACCTTTGGCGAATCGCACTGCAAGGGTGTCGGTGCTGTTGTTGACGGCTGTCCGCCCGGACTGGAGCTTACCGAGGCCGACATCCAGCCGCAACTCTCCCGCAGACGTCCCGGCCAGTCCGACCTCTCAACCCCCCGCCAGGAGGCGGACCAGGTCACGATCTATTCCGGAACCGAGTTCGGTCGCACCCTGGGCACCCCGATCATGCTTCTGGTACATAACAGGGACCAGCGGCCACAGGACTATGGTGAGATGAGCAATATCCCCCGCCCCTCCCACGCTGATTTCACCTACCAGATGAAATACGGTATCCGCGCCTCCAGCGGCGGCGGCCGCTCCAGCGCCAGGGAGACCATCGGTCGGGTTGCAGCCGGTGCCATTGCTGAGAAATGGCTGCGCGAGACCTATGCCACCGAGATCGTGGCCTGGGTCAGTGCGGTGGGTGATATTGAAGCTCCGCCTGCGGACATCGAACAGATCAGCCGGACCGAGGTCGACAGCCAGACGATCCGCTGCCCGGACCCGGCCACAGCCGCCCGTATGACCGCCCGCATCAGAGAGGTGCTGGATGCCAAGGATTCCACCGGTGGGGTGGTGACCTGTGTCTGCCGCAATGTACCCGTCGGCTTAGGGGAACCGGTCTTTGACAAACTGGAGGCGCGTCTGGCCCAGGCCATGCTTTCCCTGCCGGCCACCAAGGGCTTTGATATCGGCTCCGGATTTGCCGGTACCCGCCTGTCCGGCAGTCAGCATAACGATCCTTTTATTCAGAAAGGTACAACGCTGGGCACCCGCACCAATTACAGCGGCGGTGTCCAGGGCGGGATCAGTAACGGTGAGCCCATCATCTTCCGGGTGGCCTTCAAACCAGTGGCGACCATCGGCATAGCTCAGGAAACTGTCGATTTTGACGGCAAGACAGTAACCCTTGCAGCCAAGGGACGACATGACCCCTGCGTGGTACCCCGGGCCGTACCCATCGTCGAATCCATGGCGGCGCTTGTTCTCATCGATATGGCGCTCCACCAACGATCACGCCGACCCGGCACTCTAGACCTCCGGGGGTGA